Within the Emticicia oligotrophica DSM 17448 genome, the region TCTTGCATCTCTGCTACCTGAAAGTAAAAAACGAAAATCTGGGGAAAATTTTAAGGCAAATACCGAATTTGTGTGGGCTAAAATTACATTTTTTAATTCAAACGACAATAAATCAAATATTTTGATGGTATTATCACTATAACCAGCCACCAGTTCACGTTCAACAGGATTTATTGCTAAACATCTAACGCTATTTTCTGAAGCTTTTATATGTTTTTTAAATTTAAACTCATTTGTATCAATGACAGAAATTACGCCATCGCCACCTGCAATAAATGCCTGATTTTGATAAATTTTTATATCGAAGTAATTGGTTGGTACTAACTTCAACGAAGTTACTTCTTTTTTAGTGTCAATATCAATTATATGTAATCCTTCTGAATTTTCAATAACCCAAATTTGGTTATTTTCTGGTTGATACGCCATTGCATATATAGAATGCCCCACTCTCGCTATTAATTCACCAACATCTGGCTTTTGAAGATTCCAACGAACAATAAATCCATCTCCTCCTGCGGAAAAAAAACGATGCTTTTCTCCCGACCTTTCAAGCGTATATATACAATCTCTGTGCCCTGAAAATGTATCTAATTTTTCAACTTTTAGCATGTTTTTTGTAAATCAAGAAAAAAAACAGAATATAAATAACTATTAATAGTACTTTTTTTATTTATTTATCAATTAAATGATGAAAATACTAAATTTACCTGTAAAATTAATTTATTAAACCTTCAATAATAATACAGTCCATGAAATTTTCAGCTGAAACAGAGAAATCCGTAGTTTTTGCCAATGTAGAAAAGGAGATTAAAGACTTGGGATTTAATATAGACAAACAAGACCAAACTAGACCTTGGGGCGGTTTTTTCGTGCTTGATGAATCACAAGCACCTAAATTTATTGAGACTTATTTCCCTCATTTATCTGTAAGTGATTTTGGGGAGGGACGTAAGTTAAGTCCAAAAATTTTAGTTGTTGCACCTAATAAGCGTTTATCATGGCAATACCATTTTCGTAGAGCAGAGATATGGAAAGTTGTAGGTGGAACTGCTGGAGTTGTAACTAGCGAAACTGATGAAGAAAACGAACTTCAAACTTTGGCTTTAGGAACTATCATAAATCTGAAACAGGGAGAAAGACATCGCCTCATTGGGCTTAATGGATGGGGAATTATTGCCGAAATTTGGCAACATACCGACCCTCAAAATCCATCAGATGAAGATGATATTGTGAGAGTTCAAGACGATTTTGGTAGATAAACCCTTATAAATACTATTTTATCAACCTACGATGGTAATTAATTTGTCCGAGATGATAATTTAGATGACTCAGTAAATGTATCAAGAAGAATTCATTTGAATTTAGCCCACCTTGAAATTCCTCTGTATGATTTTTAGCTAATAATTCTTCAGAAATATTAGGTAAAATTGATTTAATCATTTCAATGGTTTGCTCAATTTTTGCGACTAATTCACTTCTTGATACATTTTTTTCAGAAAACTCAGCGACTCTATTTCTAACATAAGCAGTTCCACCTAATTGGTGCCCGACGTAATGATTCAGGTTACCAATTAAGTGTAAACAAAGATTTCCAGCCGAATTATTAATTTCGTTTCTTATTTCCCAAATTGTATTCTCTTCCACATACGATTCGATTTCTGATTTCAAACGTAAGAGGTCTCTAACGTACAAGGTTTCTAATGAGGCAAGCATAATTATATGGTTTATTAAAAAAACTGCATAGAATCTAGAGAATTAACTCCATTTCTATATAATCTTTATCGTTTTTCCTTGTAATTTCTGAGCAAATATTAAAACCAAATTTTTCATAAAATGAAATTGCAGATAACCTCGCACTACATGTTAATCGTTCGATATTATGCTTTGTAGCTTCATTAATCAAATGATTAAGAATTTTTGAGCCATACCCTTTTCCTTGTTGAGCTTCATCAGTAGCAAATTTTCTAAAATGTCCTGCTTTTCCGTCAATAAAAAGTGAAATCACAGAAACTAATGTATTATCTACGAATAATCCATAATGAATCCCTTCATCATCTTGCGGTAGTATTACAAACTCAAGAGGCTTATTAGGCCACATAGTTTTATGTCTAGTTGGCCAAGTCTCAGCCGCCGTGATTTCCTTTATTTCAATCATTATTTTAATTATTTAGAACGCCCACTATATGCTTGATAATACTTCATAGCTTGTGGCAACTGTTTTTCCAAATCCGCAATACGAACTTCATCTGCTGGGTGAGTAGAAAGCAATTTAGGCGGTTTTTGAGACTTAGCTCCTGCCGCTGCCATTCTTTTCCAAAAATCAACTGCATTTTGTGGATTATAACCAGCCATTGACATAAAAATTAGTCCAAGTTTATCTGCTTCAGATTCCTGACGACGACTATTAGGTAAAACAAATCCAAGTTGCCCTCCTACGCCTAACACTTGTCCAACAATATCCATAACCTGCTGATTTCCGGTGTAAACACCTGCCGCAACTGCACCAATTTGGGTTATACCTTGGGCAGCCATGGCTTCACTTGCACGTTCGCGACCATGGCTTGCAATAGCATGAGCAATTTCATGACCCATTACAACTGCAACACCCGCTTCATCTTTACAAACAGGCAAAATACCTGAATAAAAACAAACTTTTCCACCAGGCATGCACCAAGCATTGAGTTCCTTACTTTGTACAAGTTTAAATTCCCATTGATAACCATCTATAACTTGGCTATAGTTATTTTGTATTAAGTAGTTTTCAACCGCAGTCTTTATTCTACCTCCAACTCTGGCAATCATTTCGGCATCTTTACTAGATGTAATTACTTTTGAAGTATCCATGAAACCCTTGTATTCTGCAAAACTCATGGACATCATTTGCTCATTAGAAACCAAACCAACAAATTGCTTTCTGCCAGTTAATGGTACACGTTGACAAGACCAAATAATTAATATGAATATGATTGCTCCAATGGAAGATTTAAAAAAAGTTTTCATTACTTATTTCAGTTAAATTTTACTTTTAGACGATTTATCCAATTTAAATATTACAAAATCAGGTAATTATTTTACAAATAAAGTAAAAATTTATGCCAACAGTTGGGTGCGTACAAAAAATTAATTATCTATTTTTGTAAATGTAATTGTACTTTAATTGTACAAATATTATTATTTCCCCCGAAAATCTTTCTTCAATTTATAGAATATTTTTTCATGAAAATCATAGCAATTGGCCGTAATTACGCCGAACACATCAAAGAATTAAACAACGAACGTCCAGACGAGCCAGTAATTTTTACAAAGCCAGAAACTGCCATTTTACGAGATGGTGAGCCATTTTTCTATCCTGATTTTTCCAACGACATTCATCATGAAGTAGAAATTATTGTAAAAATAAGTAAAATGGGAAAGAATATTGAGGATAAGTTTGCCCATAAATATTATGATGAAATAGGCATTGGCATTGATTTTACAGCAAGAGATATTCAATCTAAGTTAAAATCAAAGGGTTTGCCTTGGGATTTAGCTAAGGGTTTCAATGGCTCCGCTCCTATTTCAAGTTTTGTTCCAAAAACAAAATACGCTGATTTGAAAGATTTGAACTTTCACTTAGATGTCAATGGAGAAATACGACAACAAGGCAATACCTCAATGATGCTTTATCCAATAGATACTATCATCGCTTTTATTTCAAAGTATTTTACCCTAAAAACTGGTGATATTATTTTTACTGGTACACCAGCAGGAGTTGGTCCAGTGAAAATTGGAGATAAACTATCTGCTTTTGTTGAGGGTGAAAAAATGCTAGAATTTGAAGTTAAATAGCCTAAACTTATAAATAGGCATTTTTTACGTTAATAGTTTTACTAATTAATCCTCAAAAACTATCGGTTTTGATTGATTAGTAAAACTATTTAGTCTTTTTATAGTAAAAACATTCATTTCATCTTGAATTATAAAAGACTAAATTGAACTTAGATTTTATTTAAAATTAAATAATTTACACCCACAAGGGTTATTAGTGCCATGATACGAATAATTAGCACACTTTTACTTATAACATACTTAGTTTCTGATTCTTGTTTTTTCCCCGCGTTTGGTCAACACAAAAATAATAATGAAGAATACCCAAAAGGTTATTTCATGTTTCCAATTCAACCAGGGCAACAAGCATCACTTTCAGGTGGATTTGGCGATTTAAGAACAAATCATTTTCACGCTGGAATTGATATTCGTACTGGTGGCGTAGAAGGATACCAAGTTTTTGCGGCTGCAGATGGTTATATTTCTAAAATTCGTGTCATGAAGGGTGGGTATGGCAATGTCCTATACATTACTCATCCTAATGGATATACAACTGTTTATGGGCATTTAAAAAATTTCAATACTCAAATCGAAGAGTATGTCAGACGAAAAGAGTATGCCCAACAAGTTTGGGATATTGAACTTTCACCTTCACCTAAAGAACTACAAGTTAAAAAAGGAGAAATTGTAGCGATTGGTGGGAATACGGGGGCATCTGGCGGACCTCATCTACACTTCGAAATTCGAGACGAAGCTGAAAATGCAATCAATCCACTCAAATTTGGTTTTCCTGAAATTCAAGATTCTCAAGCACCTGTTATCGAACGAGTTATTCTAAAAACCCTCAATGCTTATTCGAGGGTAAATGGTGAGTTTGGAAGGGTATCCGTTGCTCCAACACGCTCTTCCGATGGCTTTTTCAATATTCCCAATGTTATAAAAGCACACGGTGTGATTGGTCTTGAATTAAATACTTATGACCGTAGCCAAACATCTCCTTTCAGATTAGGAATTACGCAACTTGAAGTGAAAGTGGACGGGAAGACTTCCTATAAACTGAATCTTGAGAAAATGCCTTTCGACATTTCAAAAGATATTAATGTGCACATGGATTATGACATCGCTGAAACAAACGGTGTGAGGATACAAAAATGTTATGTTTCCGATGGAAATCGACTTTCAATTTATCAAACTGATGCAAATAAAGGGAAAATAATTATTCGAGATAACCAGCAACATCAAGTTTCAATAGAAGTAAAAGATACGTACGGAAACTATTCAAATCTTAACTTTACAATTCAAGGCGAACAACCTAATGAAAACTTCATTGAAGAATTAGCCGAAGAAAGTAATTTTTCAGGCAATATATCCACTTCAATTACCGAAAATACTTTGGCAATTAGAGCTAAAAATTCTAAAGCTCCTTTCGCAGTTCTACAATATAAAGGCATTCCAATTCCTGTACCTCTTTCCTACAAAAGAGGCAATGAATCGGTCTATCTTCATGACCTCAACAAAGGTGTTGCTGATTTTGTACAAGTTGATAATTCTTCAGAACAAATTAATATTAAACAAGTAATTTATCCAATTAAAGGGCAATATCATACTGAACCTAATCTGAATATTGATTTTGCCGATGCACTTTATGATACACTCTATTTAAAAACAAACCTCATTGGAAACAGACTTTCTATTAATACTGAAAAAATACCCTTAAAAGACTTTATGACCGTAACATGGGCTCCTTCTGGGGTATCGGTTTCTCCTAAAGCTGGTGTATATTATGTAAATGATGGTCGTAAGTTTTTAGGGGGTTCATGGCTTGGCAATAAAATTCAATTCAAAACCAAAGAACTTGGCGATTTTCAGTTATTGACAGATAACGAAGCTCCTAGTATTCGACCTGTAAAAATTGATTCTACGGAGTTACGTTTTTCAATTTCAGATGGACTTTCGGGCATTAAAAACTTTAATTGTTACGTTGATGGCGAGTGGGTTTTAATGGATTATGAGTACAAATCAAATCGAATTTGGTCAATCAAATTAGATGAATCGAAAACATTTCATGGTGATTTAAAGTTAGAAGTAACAGATAATGTTGGAAATTTAGCTGTTTATGAAGTAAATATTGATGAATACACTTCAACCCAAGAAGAAATTAGAAAGGTTTCCAAAAAGTCAAAATCATCTAAGAAAACATCTAAAAGTAAGAAAAATGTCTCTAAAAGTAGGAAGTCCAGCTCCAAGCATCCAAGCAAAAAATCAAAACGGAAACGTCGTTAAGCTATCCGATTATTTAGGTAAAAAAGTAGTTTTATATTTTTATCCGAAAGATGCCACGCCGGGATGTACGGCCCAAGCTTGTAGCCTCCGCGATAACTATGAAAATCTTCTTGCCAAAGGCTATGTTGTGCTAGGCGTAAGTGTTGATGATGAGAAATCACATCAAAAGTTTATTGCTAAATACAATCTTCCTTTTGATTTATTATCTGATACCGACCAAATCATTGTCAATGATTACGGTGTGTGGGCAGAAAAATCAATGTATGGAAAGAAATTTATGGGTATTGTCCGAACTACATTCATCATTGATGAGCAAGGGAATATTGAAGACATTATTCAAAAGGTAGATACAAAAAATCATGCTGAACAAATCTTAGGATAATCATTTATAAAATGCTTAGAATTGTTTTATTCATTGCAATAATAGGTTTAGCTACCTTCCTTGGCATACAAAACACCCTTTTCCTTCAAGGTTTTGCTGTGCTAATGAGTTGTTTAACAATTCTTTGGATAATAAGTCTAGTTCTAGAAGATTCAAGTATCATTGATATCTTTTGGGGCTTAGGGTTTATCATAGTTGCGTGGTATTACAGACAACAACTTGCTCTTTCAGATATTCGCTCATTACTAATATGTTTACTGATTACTATTTGGGGCTTGAGATTAAGCCTCCACTTGGCAATTCGAAATATTGGAAAAGGAGAAGACTATCGCTATCAAACTTGGCGAACACAATATAATAAAAACTGGTGGTGGGTTTCCTTTCTGCGAGTGTTCCTGCTTCAAGGAATTTTACTCTGGATAATTTCATCAGTATATTTACCTGCAATGCAAGCAACAACTAATCTTTCACTTATTGATTATATTGGCATTGCTATTTGGGTAATTGGATTCTATTTTGAAGCGGTTGGAGATTGGCAATTAGTACAATTCAAGAAAAATAACAATAATAAAGGGCTGGTTTTGGATAAAGGATTATGGTCATTGACTCGACATCCAAATTACTTTGGCGATGCTCTCCTTTGGTGGGGATATTTTATTTTTGCAATTAATTCTAGTACCCTTGTTTTTATTTTTAGCCCATTACTCATGACTTTTTTACTAATGAAAGTTTCAGGAGTATCACTCTTAGAGCAGAAATTAAACGAGACCAAGGCTAATTATCATGAATATATGAATAAAGTACCTGCGTTTTTCCCTAGGTTTAATCAGAAATAATGCACATTTAATATAGATTTTAACAAAAACCTCATATTCATGAGGTTTTTGTGTTTCTAAACCAAGATGTATTGCTTACTTTTGTAAAATATTATACAAAACATTCCTTTTTTTATAATTTTCGTGTAGTTTTGTATTAATTGTATATTTGACACTTAATAATAACTTTAAATGCAAATCAAAGAGTTACAAGACGTCGCTTCGCAAGTTCGTCGAGACATCGTTAGAATGGTGCATGGCTGCCAATCAGGCCACCCAGGTGGTTCATTAGGTTGTACTGATTTATTAGTTGGATTATACTTTCAACAAATGAAAATCAATAACCGTAAAGGTAAAGGAGGCTTCCTTACTTTTAATATGGATGCAACTAACGAAGATTTATTTTTTCTTTCAAATGGCCATATTTCTCCAGTGTTTTATAGTGTTTTAGCACACCGAGGTTATTTTGACAAATCGGAATTGGCTACTTTTAGAAAAATTAATACTCGCTTACAAGGGCACCCAACCACGCACGAAAACCTTCCTGGTATTCGTATTGCATCTGGTTCATTGGGGCAAGGCTTGTCTGTTGCAATTGGTGCTGCATTAGCCAAAAGACTAAATGGTGAGAAAAACTTGGTTTATTGCTTAATGGGTGATGGTGAACAACAAGAAGGCCAAGTTTGGGAAGCGGCTCAGGCAGCTCCGCACCACAAAGTGGATAACCTTATTGCCATTATCGACTTAAATGGTCAACAAATTGATGGTCCAACTGAAAAAGTAATGTCGAACCGTGACCTTAAAGCTAAATATAAGGCTTTTGGATGGAACGTAATGGAGATTAAAGACGGTAATAATATGGAGCAAGTAATTGCTGGTTTGCGTAAAGCTAAGCGTTTATCGGGTAAAGGTCAACCAATCATGATTTTAATGAAAACTGAAATGGGTGCAGGTGTTGATTTTATGATGGGTAGCCACAAATGGCACGGTGTAGCTCCAAACGATGAGCAATTAGCAGCAGCATTAGCTCAATTGCCTGAAACTTTGGGAGATTATTGAGAGCAAACAAGTAAAATCCAAGGTTAATTATTTAAACTCTGAAAATCAAGCACTTGTGAATTTGTTTGATAAACGATATTAATACAATGACAAAATATACCTTCACCGAGAAAAAAGATACACGCTCTGGATTCGGAGCGGGAATGACCGAACTTGGTCGCACAAATCCAAATGTTGTTACGCTTTGTGCTGACTTAGTAGGTTCATTAAAAATTGATACATTCATCAAAGAAAACCCTGAACGTTTTATCCAATGTGGTATTGCAGAAGCAAACATGATTGGCTTAGCAGCAGGACTTACAATCGGGGGTAAAATTCCTTTCGCTACAACATTTGCCAATTTTGGTTCAAGCCGTGTGTATGACCAAATTCGCCAATCAGTAGCATATTCTGATAAAAATGTAAAAATCGCGGTTTCTCACGCAGGTCTTACATTAGGTGAAGATGGAGCAACTCACCAAATTCTTGAAGATTTAGCAATGATGCGTGCTTTGCCAAACATGACAGTAATCAATCCATGTGATTTTAATCAAACAAAAGCCGCAACTATTGCTGCAGCAGAACATCATGGACCTGTTTACTTAAGATTTGGCCGTCCGGTAGTGCCCGTTTTTACTGCTCCCGACCAAAAGTTTGAAATTGGTAAAGCATGGATGGTTTCAGAAGGAAAAGACGTAAGTATCTTCGCCACTGGTCACTTGGTATGGGAAGCAATCCAAGCGTGTGAAATCTTAGAAGCCAAAGGCATCAGTGCTGAGATTGTAAACATTCATACGATTAAACCTTTGGATGAAAAGGCTGTTTTAAAATCAGTTCGTAAAACTAAATGTGTGGTAACTTGCGAAGAACACCAAATGAATGGTGGTTTAGGAGATGCCATTGCACAAACGCTTGCTAAAAACTTCCTAGCTCCACAAGAATATGTAGCAGTTGATAATTCATTCGGTGAATCAGGTACGCCTGCACAATTAATGGATAAATATGGCCTAAATGCAGCTTCAATTGTAGAAAAAGCATTGAAAGTAATTGCAAGAAAAGCTTAAGTGAAATAAAAAATAAAAGTCTAAGCAACTAACATTTGCTTAGACTTTTTATTTGATTCAATTTACTGAGTAATTTTACTACTTTTTTTCCTGAAAAATACCAAACTTATAAATGGCTATAAATACTAGTTTAAATGGCTCTTTTATACTCAACAATACGCTTATAAATTTTAAATTTTCGACGAGAAACTAGTCCGCTCAAATTATTTTCTAAAGAAAAATGCCCTTCTTCAAAAGACTTTAAATAACTTAAATTTATAATATAGGACTTGTGTACTCTGGCGAAACTTTCAACTTCGGCTAATCTTTGTTCTAACTTTTTCAAGCAAGTAGCAACAACCACTTTATTTCCGTTACTTAAATATATTAATGAATAGTTAATATCTGCCTTAATCATTATTACCAAATGTGAAGGGATATATAAATGAGAGCCTAGGTGAATATTTTTATAAGTTTTCATGGCTAAAAAATACAACGTCATTTATTAATTAATATCAATCGAATTATTATTTGTAACCTTTGTTTTGCATTTTTTTAGTTTCGCTTTAATAAAAACTTGCTTTGACGATATTTCAAATTAAAATTTAAACTAATTGGTTATCAGATTGTCAAAGCATTAAATCTTTATCAATTCCAAATGATGCTATCCGATTCGGAATTACTATTACTTTTTCAAGATGAACTAAAGCGTCAAGAAGCATTTACCTTACTGATAAAAAAATATCAGCAGAAAATTTATTGGCACATTCGTAAAATGGTAATTGACCATGACGATGCCGATGATGTTGTACAAGATACGTTCATAAAAATTTGGCAAGGATTGCAGAATTTCCGTTCAGATTCACAACTATATACGTGGATTTATCGAATTGCGACTAACGAAAGTTTAAATTTTTTGCAAAAAAAACGTCGCCAAAACCATGTACCGTTAGAAAATCAAGACAGCCTTGATTTATTAGAAACACTTGAAAGTGCGATAACTCAAGATTATATTTCAGGTGATGAGATTCAAATCAAATTACAAAAAGCATTATTACTATTACCTGATAAACAGCGTTTGGTTTTTAATATGAAGTATTTTGATGATATGAAATATGAAGATATTTCTGAAATTACAGGTACATCTGTTGGAGCGTTGAAAGCATCTTACCATTTAGCTGTAAAAAAAATCGAAGAAACATTAAATGCTGAAAACTAATTTTTAATAAATATTTTTAAACCTTTACATAATAAGTTTGTCAAACTTGCGTTTTGCAGCTTATTTCAGAATTATGATTTCTTTAAATAAAATAGAAAAAGTAAATGTATTCAAAGTAGAAGACAACTATTTTGAACAATTGACTGCATCTATTAAAAGTAAGATTGAATCAAAAGGCTTGGAAAAATCCACGACGCCATTTTCAGTACCGAATGGTTATTTCGATAAACTTTCAATTAATATAATCAATAAAGTTCAAAGATTAGAACAGAAGGCCTTCAAAATAGAAGATTTAGAAAGAGTAAATGTATTCAAAGTGCCCGATAGCTATTTTGAAGGCCTTGAAACATTTACAAATTTTAATAGATTGGGTAAGGAGAATATATTCAAAGTACCAAATACCTATTTTGAACACCTAGAAGAACGAACAAACACAGTTGCTACTTCGCCTAAAATGATAAAAGTAAACTGGTGGAATTCAAGAAAAATAAAATGGTCTGCTGCTGCAAGTGTTATTTTAATGATGGGTCTTTGGTTGAGTGTACTATACTTTGGTAAGAAAAACACAGAAATTGCTTTAGAAAAAGTAAGTAATGAAGATATCAAAACTTACTTAGAAACCCAAGATTTGAGTTACTTTGAATATGAATCAAGCGTTAAAAGCACGCAAATGGTCCCTAAAGACAACGTTAATCAAGCACTTGAAGGCCTACGTGTAGATAAACAAGAAATTTTAGAGCATCTTGAAACACAAGATTTAGAAGTAGATATATAGTTAAATGTCCTACATATTTTAAGGTAAATAAACCATGAAAAAAATCTTAATCATATTATTACTCTTACCCTTTGTTGTGAAATCGCAGGTAAGACAAGGGCGAGATGAAGGAAGACGCTTTCAAAAAATCAATTCAGCCAAAATTGGTTTGATTACTGAAAAGCTCAATCTTAC harbors:
- a CDS encoding RNA polymerase sigma factor, which encodes MMLSDSELLLLFQDELKRQEAFTLLIKKYQQKIYWHIRKMVIDHDDADDVVQDTFIKIWQGLQNFRSDSQLYTWIYRIATNESLNFLQKKRRQNHVPLENQDSLDLLETLESAITQDYISGDEIQIKLQKALLLLPDKQRLVFNMKYFDDMKYEDISEITGTSVGALKASYHLAVKKIEETLNAEN
- the bcp gene encoding thioredoxin-dependent thiol peroxidase translates to MSLKVGSPAPSIQAKNQNGNVVKLSDYLGKKVVLYFYPKDATPGCTAQACSLRDNYENLLAKGYVVLGVSVDDEKSHQKFIAKYNLPFDLLSDTDQIIVNDYGVWAEKSMYGKKFMGIVRTTFIIDEQGNIEDIIQKVDTKNHAEQILG
- a CDS encoding LytTR family DNA-binding domain-containing protein, translating into MKTYKNIHLGSHLYIPSHLVIMIKADINYSLIYLSNGNKVVVATCLKKLEQRLAEVESFARVHKSYIINLSYLKSFEEGHFSLENNLSGLVSRRKFKIYKRIVEYKRAI
- a CDS encoding fumarylacetoacetate hydrolase family protein is translated as MEYFFMKIIAIGRNYAEHIKELNNERPDEPVIFTKPETAILRDGEPFFYPDFSNDIHHEVEIIVKISKMGKNIEDKFAHKYYDEIGIGIDFTARDIQSKLKSKGLPWDLAKGFNGSAPISSFVPKTKYADLKDLNFHLDVNGEIRQQGNTSMMLYPIDTIIAFISKYFTLKTGDIIFTGTPAGVGPVKIGDKLSAFVEGEKMLEFEVK
- a CDS encoding transketolase family protein, coding for MTKYTFTEKKDTRSGFGAGMTELGRTNPNVVTLCADLVGSLKIDTFIKENPERFIQCGIAEANMIGLAAGLTIGGKIPFATTFANFGSSRVYDQIRQSVAYSDKNVKIAVSHAGLTLGEDGATHQILEDLAMMRALPNMTVINPCDFNQTKAATIAAAEHHGPVYLRFGRPVVPVFTAPDQKFEIGKAWMVSEGKDVSIFATGHLVWEAIQACEILEAKGISAEIVNIHTIKPLDEKAVLKSVRKTKCVVTCEEHQMNGGLGDAIAQTLAKNFLAPQEYVAVDNSFGESGTPAQLMDKYGLNAASIVEKALKVIARKA
- a CDS encoding phosphomannose isomerase; this translates as MKFSAETEKSVVFANVEKEIKDLGFNIDKQDQTRPWGGFFVLDESQAPKFIETYFPHLSVSDFGEGRKLSPKILVVAPNKRLSWQYHFRRAEIWKVVGGTAGVVTSETDEENELQTLALGTIINLKQGERHRLIGLNGWGIIAEIWQHTDPQNPSDEDDIVRVQDDFGR
- a CDS encoding DUF1572 family protein: MLASLETLYVRDLLRLKSEIESYVEENTIWEIRNEINNSAGNLCLHLIGNLNHYVGHQLGGTAYVRNRVAEFSEKNVSRSELVAKIEQTIEMIKSILPNISEELLAKNHTEEFQGGLNSNEFFLIHLLSHLNYHLGQINYHRRLIK
- a CDS encoding WD40 repeat domain-containing protein; translated protein: MLKVEKLDTFSGHRDCIYTLERSGEKHRFFSAGGDGFIVRWNLQKPDVGELIARVGHSIYAMAYQPENNQIWVIENSEGLHIIDIDTKKEVTSLKLVPTNYFDIKIYQNQAFIAGGDGVISVIDTNEFKFKKHIKASENSVRCLAINPVERELVAGYSDNTIKIFDLLSFELKNVILAHTNSVFALKFSPDFRFLLSGSRDARLKIWDSENAYKLENEIVAHTFAINSIDYSPDGKRFVTCSMDKSVKVWDAHSFKLLKVIDRARHAGHGTSVNKVLWSDYHEQIVSCSDDRTISVWQLIDEI
- a CDS encoding M23 family metallopeptidase, with the translated sequence MIRIISTLLLITYLVSDSCFFPAFGQHKNNNEEYPKGYFMFPIQPGQQASLSGGFGDLRTNHFHAGIDIRTGGVEGYQVFAAADGYISKIRVMKGGYGNVLYITHPNGYTTVYGHLKNFNTQIEEYVRRKEYAQQVWDIELSPSPKELQVKKGEIVAIGGNTGASGGPHLHFEIRDEAENAINPLKFGFPEIQDSQAPVIERVILKTLNAYSRVNGEFGRVSVAPTRSSDGFFNIPNVIKAHGVIGLELNTYDRSQTSPFRLGITQLEVKVDGKTSYKLNLEKMPFDISKDINVHMDYDIAETNGVRIQKCYVSDGNRLSIYQTDANKGKIIIRDNQQHQVSIEVKDTYGNYSNLNFTIQGEQPNENFIEELAEESNFSGNISTSITENTLAIRAKNSKAPFAVLQYKGIPIPVPLSYKRGNESVYLHDLNKGVADFVQVDNSSEQINIKQVIYPIKGQYHTEPNLNIDFADALYDTLYLKTNLIGNRLSINTEKIPLKDFMTVTWAPSGVSVSPKAGVYYVNDGRKFLGGSWLGNKIQFKTKELGDFQLLTDNEAPSIRPVKIDSTELRFSISDGLSGIKNFNCYVDGEWVLMDYEYKSNRIWSIKLDESKTFHGDLKLEVTDNVGNLAVYEVNIDEYTSTQEEIRKVSKKSKSSKKTSKSKKNVSKSRKSSSKHPSKKSKRKRR
- a CDS encoding DUF1295 domain-containing protein codes for the protein MLRIVLFIAIIGLATFLGIQNTLFLQGFAVLMSCLTILWIISLVLEDSSIIDIFWGLGFIIVAWYYRQQLALSDIRSLLICLLITIWGLRLSLHLAIRNIGKGEDYRYQTWRTQYNKNWWWVSFLRVFLLQGILLWIISSVYLPAMQATTNLSLIDYIGIAIWVIGFYFEAVGDWQLVQFKKNNNNKGLVLDKGLWSLTRHPNYFGDALLWWGYFIFAINSSTLVFIFSPLLMTFLLMKVSGVSLLEQKLNETKANYHEYMNKVPAFFPRFNQK
- a CDS encoding M48 family metallopeptidase; amino-acid sequence: MKTFFKSSIGAIIFILIIWSCQRVPLTGRKQFVGLVSNEQMMSMSFAEYKGFMDTSKVITSSKDAEMIARVGGRIKTAVENYLIQNNYSQVIDGYQWEFKLVQSKELNAWCMPGGKVCFYSGILPVCKDEAGVAVVMGHEIAHAIASHGRERASEAMAAQGITQIGAVAAGVYTGNQQVMDIVGQVLGVGGQLGFVLPNSRRQESEADKLGLIFMSMAGYNPQNAVDFWKRMAAAGAKSQKPPKLLSTHPADEVRIADLEKQLPQAMKYYQAYSGRSK
- a CDS encoding transketolase, whose translation is MQIKELQDVASQVRRDIVRMVHGCQSGHPGGSLGCTDLLVGLYFQQMKINNRKGKGGFLTFNMDATNEDLFFLSNGHISPVFYSVLAHRGYFDKSELATFRKINTRLQGHPTTHENLPGIRIASGSLGQGLSVAIGAALAKRLNGEKNLVYCLMGDGEQQEGQVWEAAQAAPHHKVDNLIAIIDLNGQQIDGPTEKVMSNRDLKAKYKAFGWNVMEIKDGNNMEQVIAGLRKAKRLSGKGQPIMILMKTEMGAGVDFMMGSHKWHGVAPNDEQLAAALAQLPETLGDY
- a CDS encoding GNAT family N-acetyltransferase codes for the protein MIEIKEITAAETWPTRHKTMWPNKPLEFVILPQDDEGIHYGLFVDNTLVSVISLFIDGKAGHFRKFATDEAQQGKGYGSKILNHLINEATKHNIERLTCSARLSAISFYEKFGFNICSEITRKNDKDYIEMELIL